In Xiphophorus maculatus strain JP 163 A chromosome 18, X_maculatus-5.0-male, whole genome shotgun sequence, a single genomic region encodes these proteins:
- the cog6 gene encoding conserved oligomeric Golgi complex subunit 6: MANTKIETSVDNATISSNSNMPSQPNNPLSRKLNKILETRLDNDKEMLEALKALSVFFTENSLRTRRNLRGDIERRSLTINEEFARIFKEVKEELESVHEDVQAMSTCCEEMTNRLKAAKEQTQDLIVKTNKLQGENQRLEVRAQVAQAFLAKFQLSNEEMATLRRARDAPVTEDFFKVLSRVKHIHEDVKILLRTNQQTAGLEIMEQMAVLQETAYEQLYRWAQNECRGLTQETCDISPVLTQAMEALQDRPVLYKYTLDEFGTARRCAVVRGFIDALTRGGPGGTPRPIEMHSHDPLRYVGDMLAWLHQATASEKEHLEALLKQVTLQGVEENMQEVVGHITEGVCRPLKVRIEQVIVAEPGAVLLYKLSNLLKFYHHTISSIIGTSVASMLITIEEMHLLSKKMFFNSLSLHASRLMDKVELPPPDLGPTASLNQTLTLLREVLTSHDSSVVPLDARQADFAQVLSCILDPLLQLCTVSASNLGTADMATYMVNSLYVMKTTLALFEFTDKRLEMLEFQIEAHLDTLINEQASYVLTRAGLSYIYSCVQQHTAEQGPLSLLPSMDVSSVKTAMVQFDRYLSSPDTLVMPQLNFLLSAAIKEQIFRQSTELVCRAYGEVHMALTSPANAYKDPENLVPRSPQQVQTLLS, translated from the exons ATGGCAAATACTAAAATAGAAACTTCAGTCGATAACGCGACTATATCTTCAAATTCAAATATGCCTTCTCAGCCTAATAACCCACTATCGAGGAAGCTGAATAAAATCCTGGAGACCAGGCTGGATAATGACAAG GAGATGCTGGAAGCTTTGAAGGCGCTTTCTGTATTCTTCACCGAGAACAGTCTGCGCACCAGGAGAAATCTACGAGGTGACATAGAGCGGAGAAGTCTGACGATTAACGAGGAGTTTGCACGGATATTTAAAGAAGTTAAAGAG GAGCTTGAAAGTGTCCATGAGGATGTTCAGGCCATGAGCACGTGCTGTGAGGAAATGACCAATAGATTAAAG GCTGCGAAAGAGCAAACTCAAGACCTCATTGTAAAAACTAACAAGCTGCAAGGAGAAAA CCAACGACTTGAGGTGAGAGCTCAGGTGGCTCAAGCTTTTCTCGCCAAGTTCCAGCTGTCCAACGAGGAAATGGCCACATTGCGAAGGGCTCGAGATGCACCTGTTACAGAG GATTTCTTCAAGGTTCTCAGCCGGGTTAAGCACATCCACGAGGATGTGAAAATCCTCCTACGAACCAACCAGCAAACCGCAGG GTTAGAGATCATGGAGCAGATGGCAGTGTTGCAGGAGACGGCGTACGAGCAGCTTTACCGCTGGGCTCAGA atgaATGCCGGGGACTGACTCAGGAAACGTGTGATATTAGCCCAGTGTTGACTCAAGCCATGGAGGCTTTACAAGATCGACCTGTTCTTTACAA GTACACCCTGGATGAGTTTGGGACCGCGCGCAGATGTGCTGTGGTGCGAGGCTTTATCGACGCCCTGACCCGCGGTGGTCCAGGGGGCACACCACGACCCATAGAGATGCATTCACATGACCCTTTGAG atatgTTGGGGACATGCTGGCCTGGCTGCACCAAGCAACTGCCTCAGAGAAAGAGCATCTAGAAGCTCTACTAAAACAAGTCACTCTACAAG GTGTGGAGGAGAACATGCAGGAAGTGGTGGGGCACATCACAGAGGGGGTTTGCAGACCACTGAAA GTACGGATAGAACAAGTCATTGTGGCAGAGCCGGGTGCTGTCCTCCTCTACAAGCTCTCTAACCTGCTGAAGTTCTACCACCACACAATCAG CTCCATCATTGGGACCAGTGTGGCCTCCATGCTCATCACTATTGAGGAAATGCACCTCCTGAGCAAAAAGATGTTCTTCAACAGCCTGAGCCTTCATGCGAGCAGACTAATGGACAAG GTGGAGCTGCCGCCTCCGGACCTTGGACCCACAGCATCCCTCAATCAGACCCTCACCCTCCTCAGGGAGGTGCTAACATCCCATGACTCGTCTGTAGTTCCTCTGGATGCTCGGCAGGCTGACTTTGCGCAG GTGCTTTCTTGCATTCTGGATCCCCTCCTACAGTTATGTACCGTCTCAGCCAGTAACCTTGGAACAGCTGACATGGCCACTTACATGGTCAACTCCCTGTATGTCATGAAGACTACACTAGCTCTGTTTGAGTTCACTGACAAGAGGCTTGAGATGCTCGAGTTCCAG ATTGAGGCTCACCTTGATACGCTGATCAACGAGCAGGCGTCCTACGTGTTGACCAGAGCCGGACTAAGTTATATTTACAGCTGCGTGCAGCAGCACACTGCTGAACAG GGTCCTCTGTCTCTCCTCCCCAGTATGGACGTCTCTTCGGTGAAAACGGCAATG GTCCAGTTTGATCGGTACCTATCATCACCGGACACTCTTGTGATGCCGCAGCTCAACTTCCTTCTGAGCGCAGCCATCAA